The following are encoded in a window of Centroberyx gerrardi isolate f3 chromosome 1, fCenGer3.hap1.cur.20231027, whole genome shotgun sequence genomic DNA:
- the LOC139929114 gene encoding chymotrypsin B produces MAFLWIVSCFAFISAAYGCGTPAIPPQVTGYARIVNGEEAVPHSWPWQVSLQQSNGFHFCGGSLINENWVVTAAHCNVRTYHRVIVGEHDKGSGSTSEDTQILKPAKVFTHPKWNSNTINNDISLIKLSTPARLGTNVSPVCLAQSSDVFAPGMTCVTSGWGLTRYNAPMTPNKLQQASLPLMSNQDCKKYWGSNITDVMICAGAAGATSCMGDSGGPLVCEKDNMWTLVGIVSWGSSRCSTSTPAVYARVTELRSWVDQILAAN; encoded by the exons ATGGCTTTCCTCTGGATCGTTTCCTGCTTCGCCTTCATCAGCGCCGCTTATG gcTGCGGTACTCCTGCCATCCCCCCCCAGGTGACTGGCTACGCCCGCATCGTGAACGGCGAGGAGGCGGTGCCTCACTCCTGGCCCTGGCAGGTCTCCCTGCAG CAATCCAACGGCTTCCACTTCTGCGGTGGATCTCTGATCAACGAGAACTGGGTCGTCACTGCTGCTCACTGCAACGTCAG GACTTACCACCGTGTGATTGTTGGAGAGCACGATAAGGGCAGCGGCTCCACCAGCGAGGACACCCAGATCCTGAAGCCCGCCAAG GTGTTCACCCACCCCAAGTGGAACTCCAACACCATCAACAACGACATCAGCCTGATCAAGCTGTCCACGCCCGCCCGCCTGGGAACCAACGTGTCTCCCGTCTGCCTGGCCCAGTCCAGCGACGTCTTCGCCCCCGGCATGACCTGCGTCACCTCCGGCTGGGGCCTGACCCGCTACAacg ctcccaTGACTCCCAACAAGCTGCAGCAGGCCAGTCTGCCTCTGATGTCCAACCAGGACTGCAAGAAGTACTGGGGCAGCAACATCACCGACGTGATGATCTGCGCCGGAGCAGCGGGAGCCACGTCCTGCATG ggaGACTCTGGCGGTCCTCTGGTCTGTGAGAAGGACAACATGTGGACTCTGGTTGGTATCGTGTCCTGGGGAAGCAGCCGttgctccacctccacccccgccGTCTACGCCCGCGTCACCGAGCTGCGCAGCTGGGTCGACCAGATCCTGGCTGCCAACTGA